A section of the Sebastes fasciatus isolate fSebFas1 chromosome 21, fSebFas1.pri, whole genome shotgun sequence genome encodes:
- the LOC141759807 gene encoding cadherin-6-like: MDRRKVCVLMVLWAMAHLSTPGYGLRALRRTTGGRRGSTGLTGQDANGVPLRRSKRGWMWNQFFLLEEYTGTDNQYVGKLHSDSDRGDGSVKYVLTGEGAGSLFKIDEKSGDIHATKRLDREEKAYYILHAKAVNRFTNEALEGQSEFIIKIHDINDNEPRFTKDPYMATVPEMSDIGASVIQVTANDADDATYGNSARVVYSILEGQPYFSVDPETGLIKTALPGMDREVKENYQVVIQAKDMAGQMGGLSGTTTVSISLSDVNDNPPRFTKTVYEFRVPESTELGSAVGVIRAMDADVGENAEMDYRIIGSDGPGMFDVTTNRSTQDGVILLRKPLDFERKRQYSLRIQVENSHINPRFFSVGPFRDEATIKIVVEDVDEPPVFERASYVMEVKEDAARSTAIGSVSASDPDDKNSLVRYSIDRRTDMDRMFNVHAGNGSVFILRELDREDNAWHNISVIATEFNNPRQISRVPVYVRVLDVNDNAPTFATNYETFVCENAKANQRIQTVSATDPDTPLGGHRFFFSLAQEAAGKANFSVRDNKDNTAWILTRRNSYNSLQMSIYHVPVVISDGEYPMQSSTSTLTIRVCTCDREGNMKLCNAEALTARAGLSTGALVAILLCVIILLMIVVLFAALRRQRKKEPLIISKEDVRDNVVSYNDEGGGEEDTQAFDIGTLRNPEAIEESKQRRDIVPETFYPPVRRPVLPPIRDNNGDVRDFINQRLQDNDSDPTAPPYDSLATYAYEGNGSVAESLSSLESVTTEGDQDYNYLSEWGPRFKKLADMYGGDDSDRDS, from the exons ATGGATAGAAGGAAAGTCTGCGTATTGATGGTGCTGTGGGCTATGGCCCACCTCAGCACTCCGGGGTACGGGCTCAGGGCCCTGCGGAGGACTACAGGGGGGCGGAGGGGGTCCACGGGGCTGACGGGACAAGACGCCAACGGAGTGCCGCTCAGGCGATCCAAACGAGGTTGGATGTGGAACCAGTTCTTTTTGTTGGAGGAGTACACCGGGACAGACAATCAGTATGTCGGAAAG CTTCACTCGGATTCAGACCGAGGAGATGGAAGCGTGAAGTACGTGCTCACAGGTGAGGGAGCGGGGTCCCTCTTCAAGATAGACGAGAAGTCGGGGGACATCCACGCCACCAAGAGGCTGGACCGGGAGGAGAAGGCTTACTACATCCTCCACGCCAAAGCCGTCAACCGCTTCACCAACGAGGCGCTGGAGGGGCAGTCCGAGTTCATCATCAAGATCCACGACATCAACGACAACGAGCCGCGCTTCACCAAGGACCCGTACATGGCCACGGTCCCTGAGATGTCTGACATCG GCGCCTCTGTAATTCAGGTGACAGCCAACGACGCAGACGACGCCACGTACGGGAACAGCGCCAGGGTGGTGTACAGCATCCTGGAGGGGCAGCCGTACTTCTCTGTGGACCCAGAAACCG GCCTGATCAAGACAGCGCTGCCTGGCATGGACAGAGAAGTCAAAGAAAACTACCAGGTTGTGATCCAGGCTAAAGACATGGCGGGACAGATGGGCGGGCTCTCCGGCACCACGACGGTCAGCATCAGCCTCTCCGACGTGAACGACAACCCGCCGCGCTTCACCAAGA CCGTCTACGAGTTCAGAGTGCCCGAGTCCACTGAGCTCGGGTCTGCGGTGGGAGTGATCCGGGCCATGGACGCCGACGTCGGCGAGAATGCGGAGATGGACTACAGGATCATCGGGAGCGACGGCCCCGGCATGTTTGATGTCACCACCAATAGGAGCACGCAGGACGGCGTCATCCTGCTGAGGAAG CCGCTGGACTTTGAGAGGAAGCGTCAGTACAGTCTCCGCATCCAGGTGGAGAATTCCCACATCAACCCTCGCTTCTTCTCCGTGGGCCCCTTCAGGGACGAGGCCACCATCAAGATCGTCGTGGAGGACGTGGACGAGCCGCCGGTGTTCGAGCGCGCCAGCTACGTCATGGAGGTGAAAGAGGACGCGGCCAGGAGCACCGCCATCGGCTCCGTCAGCGCGTCTGATCCCGACGACAAAAACAGTCTTGTCAG gTACTCTATTGATCGGCGCACGGACATGGACAGAATGTTCAACGTCCATGCAGGCAACGGGTCGGTGTTCATCCTCAGGGAGCTGGACAGAGAAGACAACGCCTGGCACAACATCTCCGTCATCGCCACAGAGTTCA ACAACCCGCGCCAGATCAGCCGCGTGCCCGTTTACGTCAGAGTGCTGGACGTCAACGACAACGCTCCGACATTTGCCACCAATTACGAGACGTTCGTGTGCGAGAACGCTAAGGCTAATCAG AGGATACAAACCGTGAGCGCCACAGATCCTGACACGCCACTCGGAGGACACCGGTTCTTCTTCAGTCTCGCACAGGAGGCTGCTGGGAAAGCCAACTTCTCTGTCCGTGATAACAAAG ACAACACGGCCTGGATCCTAACACGGAGGAACAGCTACAACAGTCTGCAGATGAGCATCTACCACGTGCCTGTGGTCATTTCTGATGGAGAGTACCCTATGCAAAGCAGCACCAGCACCCTGACCATCAGAGTGTGCACCTGCGACCGCGAGGGCAACATGAAGCTGTGCAACGCCGAGGCACTCACAGCGAGGGCGGGACTCAGCACGGGAGCCCTGGTGGCCATTTTGCTTTGTGTCATCATTCTGCTCA TGATCGTGGTGCTGTTTGCTGCcctgaggagacagaggaagaaggagCCTCTGATCATCTCCAAAGAGGATGTCAGAGACAACGTCGTCAGCTACAATGACGAAGGGGGCGGAGAGGAGGACACTCAGGCCTTTGATATCGGCACGCTGCGCAACCCGGAGGCCATCGAGGAGAGCAAGCAGCGGAGGGACATCGTCCCCGAGACCTTCTACCCTCCGGTTCGACGGCCCGTGTTACCCCCGATCCGGGACAATAACGGGGACGTGAGAGACTTCATCAACCAGAGGCTCCAGGACAACGACAGCGACCCGACGGCGCCGCCTTACGACTCCCTGGCCACCTACGCCTACGAGGGAAACGGCTCCGTAGCCGAGTCCCTCAGCTCACTCGAGTCGGTGACCACCGAGGGCGACCAGGACTACAACTACCTGAGCGAGTGGGGACCCCGGTTTAAGAAACTGGCGGACATGTACGGCGGCGACGACAGCGACAGGGATTCCTAA